A single Candidatus Babeliales bacterium DNA region contains:
- a CDS encoding ankyrin repeat domain-containing protein, translated as MNMAEALLTAGLALLGVGSPQDGAIALQQQVPQQEMRPAVDEESRDPVVVAKKDVSHSVFNAACVAEYEVAKQLLGEVRKGKATINPGYVDPKSGRALLEVACKYCRDLAKDLRFLPGFNRAQIDDLLLEELLQNNAEERKELAVEQKGESLLQATRLQQEALQAIQEEHVQVKQDASRVLFDIMIKARYKEINKKYVDVKPEEVNGWLGLAEAGYVTINPNYAPLKPKSDTPESEQPLFDRNLLALAAQRNLFVQRFLDLNADPNAVCSVDGRTPLFSAIAADQVEATQILLNGNANVNTVTKPAADTPLLYALCRSNDKQCKIGPQMVELLLNNKADVEAKTKVVRHNGTIIRQSCSAWDYAKPDHHPKVHQLLLAHANKQQQR; from the coding sequence ATGAATATGGCAGAAGCTCTATTGACAGCAGGGTTGGCGTTGTTGGGGGTAGGGTCTCCTCAAGATGGTGCTATAGCATTACAACAACAAGTACCGCAACAAGAAATGCGCCCAGCAGTTGATGAAGAAAGCCGCGATCCGGTAGTTGTGGCAAAGAAAGATGTTAGTCATTCAGTCTTTAATGCGGCTTGTGTTGCTGAGTATGAAGTAGCGAAACAATTGCTCGGTGAAGTTCGAAAGGGTAAGGCGACTATTAATCCAGGCTATGTTGATCCAAAATCGGGAAGAGCGTTGCTTGAAGTTGCTTGTAAATATTGTAGAGATTTAGCGAAAGACTTACGTTTCTTACCAGGTTTTAACCGAGCTCAAATTGACGACTTGTTACTTGAGGAATTACTACAGAACAATGCTGAAGAGAGAAAAGAACTGGCTGTTGAGCAAAAGGGGGAATCACTTCTGCAAGCGACCAGATTGCAGCAAGAAGCATTGCAGGCTATTCAAGAAGAACACGTGCAGGTTAAGCAAGATGCAAGCCGGGTGTTATTTGATATAATGATCAAAGCTAGATATAAAGAAATAAATAAAAAATATGTAGATGTTAAACCTGAAGAGGTAAATGGTTGGTTGGGTCTAGCAGAGGCTGGTTATGTAACGATTAATCCAAATTATGCCCCTCTGAAACCAAAGAGCGATACACCAGAGAGCGAGCAACCACTTTTTGACAGAAATTTGTTGGCCTTGGCTGCTCAGCGTAATTTGTTTGTTCAGAGATTTCTTGATTTAAACGCTGATCCTAATGCGGTATGTTCTGTAGACGGCCGCACACCACTCTTTTCTGCAATTGCCGCGGATCAAGTAGAGGCTACTCAGATATTACTTAATGGTAATGCAAATGTTAATACTGTAACTAAGCCTGCTGCTGATACTCCTTTGCTATATGCACTATGTAGATCTAATGATAAGCAATGTAAAATTGGTCCTCAGATGGTCGAGTTATTGCTTAATAACAAAGCTGATGTAGAAGCAAAAACTAAAGTGGTGCGTCATAACGGTACAATCATTCGGCAATCATGTTCCGCATGGGATTATGCAAAGCCAGATCATCATCCAAAAGTGCATCAACTGCTTCTGGCTCATGCAAATAAACAACAACAACGGTGA
- a CDS encoding ankyrin repeat domain-containing protein, with product MDIVKTMIISNLIMGVFGIPRGDAPQQQNAPHAVVQEMADQEEVKEAAQEPSPLFSAISQGQYEQAHQLIREGADVRYIDPRSKKSVLALAAEKGVGNLVYKLILAGADPDQSCPGWFNWTPLFFAVNSNQLGTTRVLLNDGASVDARDSRGFTPLMHRVQVHYKAEDKQRSIEVIKRLLKGKADPAAINKKGYPVSFYTQNEKVKSLLDEAQRLREPGQ from the coding sequence ATGGATATCGTTAAAACTATGATTATTTCTAACTTAATAATGGGTGTTTTTGGCATTCCTCGGGGCGATGCACCTCAACAGCAAAACGCACCGCATGCTGTGGTGCAAGAAATGGCTGATCAAGAGGAAGTTAAAGAAGCCGCGCAGGAACCAAGTCCTCTATTTTCTGCAATCAGTCAGGGACAATACGAGCAAGCGCATCAATTAATTCGTGAGGGTGCGGACGTTCGCTATATTGACCCGCGTTCTAAAAAAAGCGTGCTGGCTTTGGCTGCTGAAAAGGGTGTGGGAAATTTGGTTTATAAGCTCATACTTGCAGGCGCTGACCCTGATCAGTCATGCCCCGGATGGTTCAATTGGACGCCCCTATTTTTTGCAGTTAATAGCAATCAGCTTGGTACCACGCGTGTATTGCTCAATGACGGAGCCAGTGTCGACGCGCGTGACAGTCGTGGGTTTACGCCGCTCATGCATCGTGTGCAGGTTCATTATAAGGCAGAAGATAAACAACGTAGTATTGAGGTTATTAAAAGATTATTGAAAGGAAAGGCTGATCCAGCTGCAATTAATAAAAAAGGTTATCCGGTATCATTTTATACGCAGAATGAAAAAGTGAAATCTTTGCTTGATGAGGCTCAGCGTTTGCGTGAGCCAGGTCAATAA